A single window of Nicotiana sylvestris chromosome 3, ASM39365v2, whole genome shotgun sequence DNA harbors:
- the LOC104223653 gene encoding glucuronoxylan 4-O-methyltransferase 3-like, which produces MRSKSQNPINYKLILIGFFLVFLLFLVLRSTFSPSTPQQTQSSSLIHPSNSSEDQENTEDKPSIACPSVPLTQTCNKISPSLSNALVHYATSNVTPQQTIKEIAVSLRVLEKKSPCNFLVFGLGHDSLMWTALNHGGRTVFLEEDKSWIEQIQSQLPNLESHHVVYDTRITQADELMEIGMSNEDCKKVTDPRFSKCQLALKGLPKEVLEIDWDLIMVDAPTGWHDGAPGRMSAIYTAGLIARNKENGETDVFVHDVDRVVEDQFSKAFLCEGYLVEQEGRIRHFNIPSHKARLGRPFCP; this is translated from the coding sequence ATGAGATCCAAAAGCCAAAACCCCATTAATTATAAGCTCATTCTCATTGGTTTTTTCTTAGTTTTTCTACTATTTTTAGTACTTAGATCAACTTTTTCACCTTCTACTCCTCAACAAACTCAATCTTCATCTTTAATTCACCCTTCAAACTCATCAGAAGATCAAGAAAATACTGAAGATAAACCCTCAATAGCTTGTCCTTCAGTTCCTTTAACACAAACATGCAATAAAATCTCCCCATCATTATCAAATGCTTTAGTCCATTATGCAACTTCAAATGTAACCCCACAACAAACAATCAAAGAAATCGCAGTTTCCTTAAGAGTTCTTGAAAAAAAATCCCCTTGTAATTTCTTGGTTTTTGGCTTAGGTCATGACAGTTTAATGTGGACAGCACTTAACCATGGTGGCCGCACAGTttttcttgaagaagacaagtcATGGATAGAACAAATACAAAGCCAATTACCAAATCTTGAATCACACCATGTTGTTTATGATACAAGAATAACTCAAGCTGATGAACTAATGGAAATTGGAATGAGTAATGAAGATTGCAAGAAAGTAACAGATCCAAGATTTTCTAAATGTCAACTAGCTTTAAAAGGGTTGCCAAAAGAAGTATTGGAAATTGATTGGGATTTAATTATGGTTGATGCACCAACTGGTTGGCATGATGGTGCACCAGGTAGAATGAGTGCAATTTACACGGCTGGTTTGATtgctagaaataaagaaaatggAGAAACTGATGTGTTTGTACATGATGTTGATAGAGTTGTTGAAGATCAATTTTCAAAGGCTTTTCTTTGTGAAGGGTATTTGGTTGAACAAGAAGGGAGGATTAGGCATTTCAATATTCCTAGTCATAAGGCACGTTTGGGTAGACCTTTTTGTCCTTAA
- the LOC138887040 gene encoding uncharacterized protein, which produces MESLSNVRPITRPWVGENRDNPGGRNNGHSSQSRVEMPYFDGVDPCAWLRKCERFFQHNHITDPQQKLEEVVLHLNGKAESWFFSYHISKGVVRWSDFTTEICRRFEGASNSKLNLIGKFKKVEQTGPVDEYLEKFEELKAWVLIRNPTIPEEFFLEFFIEGLKEEIRHTVKMLDPYSFNKLVEKARHKENLL; this is translated from the coding sequence ATGGAGAGTCTCTCAAATGTTAGGCCAATCACCAGACCATGGGTGGGGGAGAACAGGGATAACCCAGGAGGACGGAACAATGGCCATTCGTCTCAATCGCGAGTGGAAATGCCTTACTTTGATGGAGTAGATCCTTGCGCATGGTTGAGGAAATGTGAAAGGTTCTTCCAGCATAACCACATCACTGATCCACAACAAAAGCTTGAGGAGGTTGTCCTTCACCTCAATGGTAAGGCTGAATCCTGGTTCTTTTCCTATCACATAAGTAAAGGAGTAGTAAGATGGTCAGATTTTACTACTGAAATTTGTCGTAGATTTGAGGGTGCATCTAACAGCAAATTAAACCTAATTGGGAAATTCAAAAAAGTAGAACAAACAGGACCAGTAGACGAGTATTTGGAGAAATTTGAAGAACTCAAAGCTTGGGTGTTAATAAGGAATCCTACTATACCAGAAGAGTTCTTCCTAGAATTCTTCATAGAAGGattaaaagaagaaattaggCATACAGTTAAAATGTTGGATCCCTATTCATTCAACAAGTTAGTAGAGAAGGCCAGGCATAAGGAGAACCTATTGTAA